In Streptomyces nojiriensis, one genomic interval encodes:
- a CDS encoding phosphatase PAP2 family protein: protein MRNDHLRWTGIGCALLGAVLTALVVAQWRPLLAYDERVAQDLHAHAVTHPGVTHLMRVLSDRVWDPWTMRALAAVACVLLWWRGDRGRALRVALVTLVASALQQGLKALVGRERPVWPDPVDSAQYASYPSGHAMTATVVCGLLLWLLPRPGRVPVPWRVAAWAVAVVSVLGVGFTRVYLGVHWPSDVLAGWLLGVALVALATSVPVRERGGDPVER from the coding sequence ATGCGGAACGATCACTTGCGGTGGACGGGCATCGGCTGCGCCCTGCTCGGAGCGGTCCTGACGGCGCTGGTGGTCGCGCAGTGGCGGCCGCTGCTCGCCTACGACGAGCGGGTCGCACAGGATCTCCACGCCCACGCCGTCACCCACCCCGGGGTCACGCACCTGATGCGGGTGCTCAGCGACCGGGTGTGGGACCCCTGGACCATGCGGGCGCTGGCCGCGGTCGCCTGCGTGCTGTTGTGGTGGCGGGGCGACCGGGGGCGGGCCCTGCGCGTGGCCCTGGTGACGCTGGTGGCATCGGCGCTGCAGCAGGGGCTGAAGGCGCTGGTGGGGCGGGAGCGTCCGGTGTGGCCGGATCCGGTGGACTCGGCGCAGTACGCGTCCTACCCGTCCGGCCACGCCATGACGGCGACGGTGGTGTGCGGACTGCTCCTGTGGCTGCTCCCCCGCCCGGGCCGGGTGCCGGTCCCCTGGCGGGTGGCCGCCTGGGCGGTGGCCGTCGTCTCGGTGCTCGGGGTCGGCTTCACCCGCGTGTACCTCGGGGTGCACTGGCCGTCGGACGTGCTGGCGGGCTGGCTCCTGGGCGTGGCCCTGGTGGCTCTCGCGACGTCCGTGCCCGTCCGCGAACGCGGCGGCGACCCGGTGGAACGGTGA
- a CDS encoding TetR/AcrR family transcriptional regulator → MSPRSASVNEELRRRSRERLLQSTVELVAERGYEATTLGDIADRAGAARGLVSYYFPGKRQLLQSAVHRLMHLTLYAALEREPHSECGRERLARAVDAVLGLARDEPLLMRTHMAGILTAEGFVQCPEQQRLAELLRDTVVRYGSADPDADYPLLRAQLMGAVVAILLPGAPMPAQRLRAELFQRYGLDWELGVPPDGGPPGGTLPSHPSHP, encoded by the coding sequence ATGTCCCCGCGCAGCGCATCGGTCAATGAAGAATTGCGCAGGCGTTCCCGGGAGCGCCTGCTGCAGTCCACGGTCGAACTCGTGGCCGAGCGCGGCTACGAGGCCACGACGCTCGGCGACATCGCCGACCGGGCGGGCGCGGCACGCGGCCTGGTCTCGTACTACTTCCCGGGCAAAAGGCAGTTGCTGCAGTCCGCGGTGCACCGGCTGATGCACCTCACCCTGTACGCCGCGCTGGAGCGGGAGCCCCACAGCGAGTGCGGGCGCGAGCGGCTCGCGCGTGCCGTCGACGCGGTCCTGGGGCTCGCCCGGGACGAACCCCTGCTGATGCGCACGCACATGGCGGGCATCCTCACGGCCGAGGGTTTCGTGCAGTGCCCCGAGCAGCAACGGCTGGCGGAGCTGCTGCGGGACACCGTCGTCCGGTACGGGTCGGCGGACCCGGACGCGGACTACCCGCTGCTGCGGGCCCAGCTGATGGGCGCGGTCGTGGCGATCCTGCTGCCCGGCGCCCCGATGCCGGCACAGCGGCTGCGGGCGGAGCTGTTCCAGCGCTACGGGCTGGACTGGGAGCTCGGCGTTCCGCCGGACGGCGGGCCGCCCGGCGGAACGCTTCCCTCACATCCGTCGCACCCGTAG
- a CDS encoding LVIVD repeat-containing protein, giving the protein MTSLHNRRVRNRRVGVAVAAAGLLATLLAAGPAAATPDPGDLAPGSAHRHGAGLDEGRELAPGDIPGQDEIVHSANVKPLANIPSSDPAGINTDLAFQGRYAYAGSYSGFTIYDIANPKAPKTVTQVLCPGGQNDVSVHGDLLFLSTDSSRSDDSCNSVSQPATEKSSWEGIKIFDIKDKKNPKYVKSVETACGSHTHTLVPGDRDIYLYVASYSPNEAFPDCKPPHDGISVVKVPKKAPTQAAVVAFPILFPDGGNPGAPTNPGVSKTTGCHDITVLPSKNLAAGACMGDGILFDISKPEQPRVIDRVQDNVNFAFWHSATFNERANKVVFTDELGGGGGATCNEATGPNRGADGIYDITGRGDQRKLAFRGYFKIPRHQADTENCVAHNGSLVPVGGGRDIMVQAWYQGGVSVWEFTDSDRPREIAYFERGPLTTDQLGLGGSWSAYYYNGHIYSNDIVKGLDVLRLDDWRTESARWVRMDRLNVQTQPEYH; this is encoded by the coding sequence GTGACCTCGCTACACAACAGGCGGGTACGGAACCGGAGGGTGGGGGTGGCCGTCGCCGCGGCCGGGCTCCTCGCCACGCTCCTGGCGGCCGGACCGGCGGCCGCCACCCCCGACCCGGGCGACTTAGCACCCGGCAGTGCGCACCGGCACGGCGCCGGCCTCGACGAGGGCCGGGAGCTCGCCCCGGGCGACATCCCCGGCCAGGACGAGATCGTGCACAGCGCCAACGTCAAGCCCCTCGCCAACATCCCCAGCAGCGACCCCGCGGGGATCAACACCGACCTGGCCTTCCAGGGCAGGTACGCCTACGCGGGCAGCTACAGCGGCTTCACCATCTACGACATCGCGAACCCGAAGGCCCCGAAGACCGTCACCCAGGTGCTCTGCCCCGGCGGCCAGAACGACGTCTCTGTCCACGGCGACCTGCTCTTCCTCTCCACCGACTCCTCGCGCAGCGACGACTCCTGCAACAGCGTCTCGCAGCCCGCCACGGAGAAGTCCTCGTGGGAGGGCATCAAGATCTTCGACATCAAGGACAAGAAGAACCCCAAGTACGTCAAGTCCGTCGAGACCGCCTGCGGTTCACACACCCACACCCTGGTGCCGGGCGACCGCGACATCTACCTCTACGTCGCCTCCTACTCCCCGAACGAGGCCTTCCCCGACTGCAAGCCGCCGCACGACGGCATCTCGGTCGTGAAGGTCCCGAAGAAGGCGCCGACGCAGGCCGCGGTCGTCGCCTTCCCGATCCTCTTCCCCGACGGCGGCAACCCGGGCGCGCCCACCAACCCCGGCGTCTCCAAGACCACCGGCTGCCACGACATCACCGTGCTGCCGTCGAAGAACCTGGCCGCCGGCGCCTGCATGGGTGACGGCATCCTCTTCGACATCAGCAAGCCCGAGCAGCCGCGGGTCATCGACCGGGTCCAGGACAACGTGAACTTCGCGTTCTGGCACTCGGCCACCTTCAACGAGCGTGCGAACAAGGTGGTGTTCACCGACGAACTCGGCGGCGGTGGCGGCGCCACCTGCAACGAGGCCACCGGTCCGAACCGCGGCGCCGACGGGATCTACGACATCACCGGCCGCGGGGACCAGCGCAAACTCGCCTTCCGCGGCTACTTCAAGATCCCGCGCCACCAGGCCGACACCGAGAACTGCGTGGCCCACAACGGCTCGCTGGTCCCGGTCGGCGGCGGCCGCGACATCATGGTGCAGGCCTGGTACCAGGGCGGCGTCTCCGTATGGGAGTTCACCGACTCCGACCGGCCCAGGGAGATCGCCTACTTCGAGCGCGGACCGCTGACGACGGACCAGCTCGGACTCGGCGGGTCCTGGTCGGCGTACTACTACAACGGGCACATCTACTCGAACGACATCGTCAAGGGCCTCGACGTGCTGCGGCTCGACGACTGGCGCACCGAGAGCGCCAGGTGGGTGCGGATGGACCGGCTCAACGTGCAGACCCAGCCCGAGTACCACTGA
- a CDS encoding DUF305 domain-containing protein, giving the protein MDMAKDLRGRRRALPAPPVRFAAVAAAAAAGLLLTLSGCQGDGGSDRAEDGRAAIVAPGRPGEKARHLTPEEAARAKPDDSPNAADHTYVSHMIEHHRQALTMSALAPERASADGVKRLAERITAAQAPEIGAMEKWLARHPATAAPAAPVTPGAPAVGHDHGAMPGMATGQQLAELTAARGPDFDRLFLKLMTAHHEGAVKMAGEALAGGNNVAVEEMATEVVATQSAEIHRMRAMG; this is encoded by the coding sequence ATGGACATGGCAAAAGACCTCAGGGGTCGCCGCCGGGCCTTACCGGCGCCGCCCGTCCGCTTCGCCGCGGTGGCGGCGGCGGCAGCCGCAGGCCTCCTGCTGACGCTCTCCGGCTGCCAGGGGGACGGCGGATCGGACCGGGCGGAGGACGGCCGGGCCGCGATCGTCGCCCCGGGCAGGCCCGGCGAGAAGGCCCGCCACCTCACCCCCGAGGAGGCCGCGAGGGCGAAACCCGACGACAGTCCGAACGCCGCCGACCACACCTACGTCTCACACATGATCGAACATCACCGGCAGGCGCTGACGATGAGCGCGCTGGCACCGGAGCGGGCCTCGGCGGACGGGGTCAAACGGCTGGCGGAGCGGATCACGGCGGCCCAGGCACCCGAAATCGGCGCGATGGAGAAGTGGTTGGCCCGCCACCCCGCCACGGCGGCGCCCGCGGCACCGGTCACGCCCGGGGCGCCGGCGGTGGGCCACGACCACGGCGCGATGCCGGGCATGGCCACCGGGCAGCAGCTGGCGGAGCTGACCGCGGCCAGGGGGCCCGACTTCGACCGGCTGTTCCTGAAACTGATGACCGCCCACCACGAGGGCGCCGTGAAGATGGCCGGCGAGGCGCTGGCGGGCGGGAACAACGTGGCGGTGGAGGAGATGGCCACCGAGGTGGTGGCCACGCAGAGCGCCGAGATCCACCGGATGCGCGCGATGGGCTGA
- a CDS encoding FAD-dependent oxidoreductase, with protein MLRVAVVGSGPSGVYAAQTLVQQREVPGVRVDVLDRLPAPYGLVRYGVAPDHEKIKSLQGSLRTVLEDERIRFLGNVEVGGTPLPTGRLLELYHAVVYCVGAARDRMLGIPGEELTGVHSATAFVSWYSGHPDAAAEAFGLPGVDAAVVVGAGNVAVDVTRILARGRAELEPTDMPQPALGALAESGVRGVAMVARRGPSQGRFTTKELRELGTLPGVDAWADPAELALDPVYDDPAAAAALPAVARRNLEVLRGWAGEAPGGGPRRIALRFYLRPVEILGGPDGRVTGMRFERTAPDGRGGVTGTGVHEDIEAQLVLRSVGYKGVPLAGLPFDAARGTVPHAAGRVLRAGRASVGEYVAGWIKRGPTGVIGTNRPCAKETVSSLLQDAGALARRDLPGDPLDALRTAGLRPVEWPGWLAIEAAEADLGRSLGRRSVKIPDWTGLLAAAGSDRA; from the coding sequence GTGCTTCGTGTCGCCGTCGTCGGTTCGGGCCCCAGCGGGGTCTACGCGGCCCAGACGCTGGTGCAGCAGCGCGAGGTGCCCGGGGTGCGGGTGGACGTGCTGGACCGGCTCCCCGCCCCCTACGGGCTCGTCCGGTACGGGGTCGCCCCGGACCACGAGAAGATCAAGTCGCTCCAGGGCAGCCTGCGCACCGTGCTGGAGGACGAGCGGATCCGCTTCCTCGGCAACGTCGAGGTCGGCGGGACGCCGCTGCCCACGGGCCGGCTGCTGGAGCTGTACCACGCGGTGGTGTACTGCGTGGGCGCGGCCCGTGACCGGATGCTGGGGATCCCCGGCGAGGAGCTGACCGGGGTGCACTCCGCCACGGCCTTCGTGTCCTGGTACAGCGGGCACCCGGACGCCGCCGCCGAGGCCTTCGGCCTGCCCGGCGTGGATGCGGCGGTGGTGGTCGGGGCCGGCAACGTCGCCGTGGACGTGACGCGGATCCTGGCCCGGGGCCGGGCCGAACTGGAGCCCACGGACATGCCGCAGCCGGCGCTCGGCGCGCTGGCGGAGAGCGGGGTGCGCGGGGTGGCGATGGTGGCCCGGCGCGGTCCCTCGCAGGGCCGGTTCACCACCAAGGAGCTGCGTGAACTGGGCACGCTGCCGGGTGTGGACGCCTGGGCGGACCCGGCCGAACTGGCCCTCGACCCCGTGTACGACGACCCGGCGGCGGCCGCCGCCCTGCCGGCGGTGGCCCGGCGGAACCTGGAGGTGCTGCGCGGCTGGGCCGGGGAGGCCCCGGGCGGGGGGCCGCGCCGGATCGCGCTGCGGTTCTACCTGCGGCCGGTGGAGATCCTGGGCGGGCCGGACGGCCGGGTCACCGGGATGCGCTTCGAGCGCACCGCCCCGGACGGCCGGGGCGGGGTGACCGGGACCGGCGTGCACGAGGACATCGAGGCGCAGTTGGTGCTGCGCTCGGTGGGGTACAAGGGCGTTCCGCTCGCCGGGCTGCCCTTCGACGCCGCGAGGGGCACGGTCCCGCACGCGGCGGGCCGGGTGCTGCGCGCGGGCCGGGCCTCGGTCGGCGAGTACGTGGCGGGCTGGATCAAGCGCGGCCCGACCGGGGTGATCGGCACCAACCGGCCCTGCGCCAAGGAGACCGTGTCCTCCCTGCTCCAGGACGCGGGGGCACTGGCCCGGCGCGACCTCCCCGGGGACCCGCTGGACGCCCTGCGGACGGCGGGCCTGCGCCCGGTGGAGTGGCCGGGCTGGCTGGCCATCGAGGCGGCCGAGGCCGATCTGGGCCGCTCCCTGGGCCGTCGCTCGGTGAAGATCCCCGACTGGACCGGCCTGCTGGCCGCGGCGGGCTCGGACCGGGCGTAG
- a CDS encoding prealbumin-like fold domain-containing protein, translating into MTPNGFRRSWNGWRPWVLAVATTALLVPAPSYAAAAARAGAAVRCPDHTAADGPGGQGWCPPPRCDAGPPGCEGPGAPLGDVTVIKEDETTGTPLAGAVFQLWEETNGIPGLQPTGSDPDTSIGGSCTTAADGTCTRTLPTGAYYWQETQAPPGYDLPLNPVFGPLVLTEENIAEGVTTTAENTPTVRP; encoded by the coding sequence ATGACACCGAACGGTTTCCGCCGGTCGTGGAACGGGTGGCGGCCCTGGGTCCTGGCAGTGGCGACGACGGCGCTGCTGGTCCCGGCACCCTCGTACGCCGCGGCGGCGGCCCGGGCGGGCGCCGCCGTCCGGTGCCCGGACCACACCGCGGCCGACGGCCCCGGCGGCCAGGGGTGGTGCCCCCCGCCCCGCTGCGACGCGGGACCTCCCGGCTGCGAGGGCCCCGGTGCGCCTCTCGGCGACGTCACGGTGATCAAGGAGGACGAGACGACCGGCACCCCCCTGGCCGGCGCCGTCTTCCAGCTCTGGGAGGAGACCAACGGCATCCCGGGACTCCAGCCCACCGGCAGCGACCCGGACACCTCCATCGGCGGCAGCTGCACCACCGCGGCCGACGGCACGTGCACCCGCACGCTGCCGACCGGCGCCTACTACTGGCAGGAGACCCAGGCCCCGCCCGGCTACGACCTGCCCCTCAACCCGGTGTTCGGCCCACTGGTACTGACGGAGGAGAACATCGCGGAAGGCGTGACGACGACCGCCGAGAACACACCCACGGTCAGGCCGTGA
- a CDS encoding ArsR/SmtB family transcription factor, with protein sequence MTERDTSRTLAHPEADEIRLEGVLHALSDPVRLSIVLDLAASAEDLACSSFDLPVTKSTTTHHFRVLRESGVVRQAYRGTTKLNALRREELEALFPGLLDSVLAAAAAEAARLTA encoded by the coding sequence ATGACGGAACGGGACACCTCCCGCACCCTCGCCCACCCCGAGGCGGACGAGATCCGCCTGGAAGGCGTGCTGCACGCGCTCTCGGACCCGGTCCGGCTGTCCATCGTCCTGGACCTGGCCGCCTCCGCCGAGGACCTGGCCTGCTCGTCCTTCGACCTGCCGGTCACCAAGTCCACGACCACCCACCACTTCCGCGTCCTGCGCGAGAGCGGCGTCGTACGCCAGGCCTACCGCGGCACCACCAAGCTCAACGCCCTGCGCCGGGAGGAACTGGAGGCGCTCTTCCCCGGCCTCCTCGACAGCGTCCTCGCGGCAGCCGCGGCGGAGGCGGCCCGGCTCACGGCCTGA
- a CDS encoding NADH:flavin oxidoreductase/NADH oxidase, producing the protein MSAAPAAFAALFAPYTLRSVTIPNRVWMAPMCQYSAEAFGPNAGVAGDWHFAHYAARATGGTGLIIQEATAVSPEGRISPYDLGIWNDTQVEALRRITSFVKAQGAVPGIQIAHAGRKASTDRTWKGGRPVGPEEHGWQPVAPSSVPFSEGYQVPHELTVEEIREITGQFAAAAERSLAAGYEVVEIHGAHGYLIGEFLSPYSNRRTDEYGGSFANRTRFALEVVDAVRAVWPEELPLFFRISATDWLEEDGWTADETVLLADLLREHGVDLLDVSTGGLAPHAQIPVGPGYQVPFAARVKAGTALPVAAVGLITEPEQAEKILANGEADAVLLGRELLRDPYWARRAAQELGGEIRTPEQYHRSW; encoded by the coding sequence CCCTACACGCTCCGCTCCGTCACCATCCCGAACCGGGTGTGGATGGCCCCGATGTGCCAGTACAGCGCCGAGGCGTTCGGCCCGAACGCGGGCGTGGCCGGCGACTGGCACTTCGCGCACTACGCCGCACGCGCCACCGGCGGTACCGGGCTGATCATCCAGGAGGCCACCGCGGTCTCCCCGGAAGGCCGGATCTCCCCCTACGACCTCGGCATCTGGAACGACACCCAGGTCGAGGCGCTCCGCCGGATCACCTCCTTCGTCAAGGCCCAGGGCGCCGTCCCCGGCATCCAGATCGCGCACGCCGGCCGCAAGGCCTCCACCGACCGCACCTGGAAGGGCGGACGGCCGGTCGGGCCCGAGGAGCACGGCTGGCAGCCGGTCGCCCCGAGCTCCGTGCCGTTCTCCGAGGGTTATCAGGTACCCCACGAGCTGACGGTCGAGGAGATCCGTGAGATCACCGGCCAGTTCGCGGCCGCCGCCGAACGCTCGCTGGCCGCGGGCTACGAGGTCGTCGAGATCCACGGCGCCCACGGCTACCTCATCGGCGAGTTCCTCTCCCCGTACAGCAACAGGCGCACCGACGAGTACGGCGGCTCCTTCGCGAACCGCACCCGCTTCGCCCTCGAAGTCGTGGACGCCGTACGGGCGGTGTGGCCCGAGGAGCTCCCGCTGTTCTTCCGGATCTCCGCCACCGACTGGCTGGAGGAGGACGGCTGGACCGCCGACGAGACGGTCCTGCTGGCGGACCTGCTGCGGGAGCACGGAGTGGACCTGCTCGACGTCTCCACCGGCGGCCTCGCACCGCACGCGCAGATCCCCGTCGGCCCCGGCTACCAGGTCCCCTTCGCGGCCCGGGTCAAGGCCGGGACCGCCCTCCCGGTGGCCGCCGTCGGCCTGATCACGGAACCGGAGCAGGCCGAGAAGATCCTCGCCAACGGGGAGGCCGACGCCGTCCTGCTGGGCCGGGAACTGCTCCGCGACCCGTACTGGGCCCGCCGCGCGGCCCAGGAGCTGGGCGGGGAGATCCGTACGCCCGAGCAGTACCACCGCTCCTGGTGA